The following proteins come from a genomic window of Pseudomonadota bacterium:
- a CDS encoding sugar phosphate isomerase/epimerase, whose translation MLVFTNVPYRMVEPNIKRILSLEIGIEIYIDNNVLEGLGKNEASELGKRLQGYDIPCTVHAPFMDLSPGGFDREVRTITRDKLKRSVEMAHLLHAKGVVCHPGYDKWRFDGNERLWLDGSIETWTEVIGEAKESPLIMLENVFEENPSTLIALFEYFKEKNLWFCFDSGHFNLFSTLPLDGWLVPLKDRIKEMHLHDNHGRSDEHLPIGTGTFPFRELKAFLKHTTGILYTIEPHGEPSAEESIKNIMEFLS comes from the coding sequence ATGCTTGTATTTACAAATGTACCGTATAGAATGGTTGAACCAAACATCAAAAGGATCTTGAGCCTCGAGATAGGTATAGAGATATACATCGATAACAACGTCCTTGAAGGGCTTGGCAAAAACGAGGCTTCAGAGCTGGGTAAAAGGCTTCAGGGATACGATATACCATGCACAGTCCACGCCCCCTTTATGGATTTGAGCCCTGGCGGTTTTGACAGGGAAGTAAGAACAATCACAAGGGATAAGCTCAAAAGGTCTGTTGAGATGGCCCATCTCCTCCATGCAAAAGGGGTAGTATGCCATCCCGGTTATGATAAATGGCGTTTTGACGGGAATGAAAGGTTGTGGCTTGACGGGAGTATCGAAACATGGACAGAGGTGATAGGTGAAGCAAAGGAGAGCCCCCTTATCATGCTTGAGAATGTCTTTGAAGAAAATCCCTCCACATTGATAGCCCTCTTTGAATACTTCAAAGAAAAGAACCTCTGGTTTTGCTTTGATTCAGGTCACTTCAACCTGTTTTCAACCCTTCCCCTCGATGGCTGGCTGGTTCCGCTTAAGGACAGGATAAAAGAGATGCACCTCCACGACAACCACGGAAGATCGGACGAGCATCTCCCTATTGGAACGGGAACATTCCCATTTCGGGAGCTCAAGGCATTTCTAAAACATACAACAGGTATTCTCTATACCATAGAACCCCATGGTGAGCCTTCTGCAGAGGAAAGTATAAAAAATATAATGGAGTTTCTGTCGTAA